The window CTGTTTTCGTTTCTACGTAGGGGGAGTATCAGTCCCCGGTTTTCTGTGTCTGCAAATTCCATGGAGACCGAAGTATTGGTTACTGTCGATTTCCCTATGGCAACCTGAGACTTTACAATGCCCGATACAGCAAGAAAAATTGCGATGGGCAGAAATTGTTTTTTCATGATTTTTTAAATAGGTTTTTATATGATTTGAATGGAATATCTTCTTAGTTTCAGATCTATTAGGCATTTTTTATTGTTTTATGGATTTACAGGTAATGTTAATCCACTACAGCTTTTTCCTCCCATCGTGATGTTCACTGAAGTATTTCCTGAAGTAATAGGAATGCCATTGATACTATATATAAGGTTTCCGTTTCCTATACTGAAGTTTCCGGCTGCAAGAGTGAACGTAAGTCCATTCTGAATAAAGCTTTGTGCAGGATGGGTTCCTCCATTACCACCTGTGTAAGGAATGGTTAATGTACCATTATAGGTTGCTCCTTGGATAGCTGTTGGGGTGAATGACGCGGAACCACAGGTAAATCCCGAAACAACTCCAGATACTGATTCCATACAATCTGACCACTTTGCCGGATTATCCTGATAGGCCTTTATACAGTGTTCAGATACATCATAGATCATCATGCCTGGCTGTGGATCGTTAATGGAATTGGTATTGGATACTCTGTTGAGGTAAAGAGCCTTATTGGCATCTCCCAAGTCAAGGTCTGAGCTTGAGTTTGGTGTAGCAGTGCCTATACCAACCTGACAGGAAGCGAAGCTCCCCATCATGATGAGTATAAGCGTTATATATTTATTCATATGATTAAATTATTTAGGTTTAGAACCGTTAAGCAGAAGAATAATCTATTTACACATGTTATACATGGTGGTGGAAAGTGCCTGCTTAACGACAGATGGATTTTAGCTTATTTTACTCCTTGATGCAACGTACAGATCTGGTATATTGTACTCTAGTGTCATCTGTAGCACCACCATTTACAAATCTGGCAGCCCATATATGGGTTACAAAATTATTGTTATAAACTCCTGAGTCTCCTATGGAATAGTAACCGTAGCTATAGTCGTTAATAGTAGGAGTGGTCACTTGCATAGCATCAGCATTGCTATGTCCGCCTCCTGTTAATTTCAATTTTGATGGGCTATTACTTGCATACATTTTACTACTTGCAACATTTTGTCCACCGGTAGCAGCCATTAATGCTGACCATTCTGCCTGTGAGGGTACTTTGAAACCTTGAGGGCATGGGTTGTTGGGAGAAGAAGCCAACCATCTGCCTGCTCGTGCTGGTGTCGTCACTGTTGTCAATAACCAGTCACTGGAAGAAGTTGCTCCATATGCGTTTATTCTATTAGGAGTCGTAGGGCTCCATGTTGTTGCTTGTCCCTGAAGAGTTCCATATTTATATGTTGAGTCATAATATGAAGCGGGTGGATTGAAAGTAGGGTCAGGAGGACTAACATTTCTGATTATGAGTTCATGTCCATCCGGTTTTCTGCCCCATTGAAAGAGGGAGCCCATGGCATTTTTATCTTTTGTTTCTGTTGCCTGTTGGGTAAGGTTAAAGTTGGGGTCATTAACATTGGCATAGTTTGCTCCGAGGTTATTGTTCAGCCACACTTTACCATCTTCTGCTGTTATGGGTAAGTAAAGGAAATTATGCTCATATACGCCATTGCTTATCTGCCCAAACATTCTGTCTGGTATTCCCGGTATATCGCGCAGTTCATAAGTAGTGAGATTCCCTGCTGAATTGTATGGATATTGGAAGGTTCCTAACAATATACCCAGATAATCATTTCCTATCCCTGCATTGATGTCTAACTTTTTGGCAAGTAAATCATTCCCAACGGTTTTTATGGTAGCTGCAATGCTGTTATTGGCAGTTGTAAGGGCTTGCGATGCCCAGGATAATGTTACCTGTGTTGCTACACCATTCTCTGTGAGATTTGCCGGAACGGTAATGGTATTGCTCCATGCTGACACAGTGCCTCCACTCCCCGTAACAGTAGCCGGGATATATACTGTAGTGCCTGTAGTGGTTATACTTCCCTGTACATCCACTGGAACGTCTGCAGTTCCGTCAGCAGCTACAGGTCTTGTTGTACTTGCAGGCGTTGTAGGTACTGTATAAGGTAAGTAATCACTGTCTAGTATAGATGCTACCCAATATATTTGGTTTTTTGATAATGTAACGGTTCCAGGCAATATACCTCCAGG of the Chryseobacterium capnotolerans genome contains:
- a CDS encoding FISUMP domain-containing protein yields the protein MKKKPILLTASLISATIFGQVGINTPNPHPSASLELASTNKALYLNRVANPSIITDPQSGMLIYDLNDKCVKAYQGNPAGWSGCIVGNGGLTGSVTSLNCASAYFTPSFATVGQTYSGTLTIPYTGGNGGIYPSQTTTVKGLTFDLPLGVFANGDGNVVYHVTGIPITAGTTPVNITIGGQSCSGVNAISLTVNPATGNPGGILPGTVTLSKNQIYWVASILDSDYLPYTVPTTPASTTRPVAADGTADVPVDVQGSITTTGTTVYIPATVTGSGGTVSAWSNTITVPANLTENGVATQVTLSWASQALTTANNSIAATIKTVGNDLLAKKLDINAGIGNDYLGILLGTFQYPYNSAGNLTTYELRDIPGIPDRMFGQISNGVYEHNFLYLPITAEDGKVWLNNNLGANYANVNDPNFNLTQQATETKDKNAMGSLFQWGRKPDGHELIIRNVSPPDPTFNPPASYYDSTYKYGTLQGQATTWSPTTPNRINAYGATSSSDWLLTTVTTPARAGRWLASSPNNPCPQGFKVPSQAEWSALMAATGGQNVASSKMYASNSPSKLKLTGGGHSNADAMQVTTPTINDYSYGYYSIGDSGVYNNNFVTHIWAARFVNGGATDDTRVQYTRSVRCIKE